A window of Micromonas commoda chromosome 13, complete sequence contains these coding sequences:
- a CDS encoding predicted protein, translating into DVEVSGIANDSRVVLGGDVFVCIVGEKMDGHDFALDAVAAGAVAIVCERPIDGLGVDVPQVVVPSARAALPRLAAAFYGNPSASLTTVGVTGASGKTTVTHMVRAILDANDVRCGVIGTTGYSLDDYDVPTSSPDALQCQQLMAGMLDNGARATAMEVSSRDLAQGRVDCCDFDVAVFTNLRGDHHEGDAASCRNATAELFRRLTDPERQRAVINLDVSTAEDGEKPFDDAAYFSEAASAADVFVERADLSLFETAVTIRTPVGTFDAITGLVGEVNVSNVAAAVAAGIALEIPLDVIAEGVEAMEPAPGRMELVDEGQPFSVVVDYAQTPEALKRAIESVRKTGANNVITVFGCGGDRDASKRAEMGRVADEYSDIVFVTNDNPRTEDPYKILDDITMKLQNMCRRYVIVDRFYAIRAAIAMAGEDDAVLICGKGHEDYIVVGTKKHWFDDRVEARDALQK; encoded by the exons gacgtggaggTGAGCGGCATCGCCAACGATTCGCGGGTGgtactcggcggcgacgtatTCGTCTgcatcgtcggcgagaaGATGGACGGCCACGAtttcgcgctcgacgccgtcgcggcgggcgcggtggcgatcgtTTGCGAGCGGCCCatcgacggcctcggcgtcgacgtcccgcAGGTGGTGGTGcccagcgcgagggcggcgctgcCCCGTCTGGCGGCGGCTTTCTACGGTaacccgtccgcgtcgctgaCCACCGTCGGCGTtaccggcgcgagcggcaagacgacggtgacgcacATGGTGCGTGCCATcttggacgcgaacgacgtgAGATGCGGCGTCATCGGGACCACGGGGTactcgctcgacgac TACGACGTGCCCACTTCATCCCCGGACGCTCTCCAGTGCCAGCAGCTCATGGCGGGCATGCTGGACAACGGCGCGAGGGCCACCGCGATGGAGGTTAGCTCCCGGGACCTGGCGCAGGGGCGGGTGGACTGCTGCGACTTTGACGTCGCCGTGTTTACCAACCTGCGCGGGGACCACCATGAaggggacgcggcgtcgtgcaggAACGCCACGGCGGAGCTGTTCCGGCGGCTGACCGACCCGGAGAGGCAGCGCGCGGTCATCAACCTCGACGTCTCCACtgccgaggatggcgagaAACCGTTTGACGACGCGGCGTATTtctccgaggcggcgtccgcc gcggacgtcttcgtcgaacgcgccgaccTCTCCTTGTTCGAGACCGCGGTGACGATTCGAACCCCGGTGGGAACCTTCGACGCCATCACGGGCCTGGTGGGCGAGGTGAACGTTTCCaacgtagccgccgccgtcgccgccgggatcgcGCTGGAGATTCCCctggacgtcatcgccgagggcgtcgaggcgatggagcccgcgcccgggcgcatggagctcgtggacgagggcCAGCCCTTctcggtcgtcgtcgactaCGCGCAAACGCCCGAGGCTCTGAAGCGGGCCATCGAATCTGTTCGCAAAACCGGCGCGAACAACGTCATCACCGTCttcggctgcggcggcgaccgggacgcgtcgaagcgcgccGAGATGGGCCGGGTGGCGGACGAGTACTCCGACATCGTCTTCGTCACCAACGACAACCCCCGGACGGAGGATCCGTACAAGATCCtcgacgacatc ACCATGAAGCTGCAGAACATGTGCCGGCGGTACGTCATCGTGGACAGGTTCTACGCCATAcgcgcggccatcgcgatggcgggcgaggacgacgcggtgctcaTCTGCGGCAAGGGCCACGAGGATTACATCGTGGTGGGCACGAAGAAACACTGGTTCGACGACAGGgtcgaggcgagggacgcgctgcAGAAG
- a CDS encoding predicted protein → MKAEKIFKLAKGFRGRAKNTIRIARNRVEKALQYAYRDRKAKKRDFRGLWIQQINAGTREHGIGYGEFISGLKDENIQLNRKMLADLAQNEPYSFKALVDTVKRMRGYPVDPPKT, encoded by the coding sequence ATGAAGGCGGAGAAGATCTTCAAGCTCGCGAAGGGTTTCAGGGGTCGGGCCAAAAACACCATCAGGATCGCGAGGAACCGggtggagaaggcgctgCAGTACGCGTACAGGGATCGaaaggcgaagaagagggACTTTCGCGGGCTGTGGATCCAGCAGATCAACGCGGGTACCAGGGAGCACGGCATCGGATACGGCGAGTTCATCAGCGGGCTGAAGGATGAGAACATCCAGCTCAACCGGAAGATGCTCGCCGACCTGGCGCAGAACGAGCCTTACTCATTCAAGGCTCTGGTGGATACGGTGAAACGGATGCGGGGATACCCGGTGGACCCGCCGAAGACATGA
- a CDS encoding predicted protein, protein MGISRDSLHKRRLTGGKQKPWRKKRKYELGRQPANTKLSSHVDVRVVRCRGGNKKFRALRLDHGNFSWGSENVTRKARILDVCYNASNNELVRTKTLVKGAVIAIDASEFRSWYQQHYGKKIGIKVKDGVKVESEDIDEKRSKSVTQKLNKRNKGHVVAENIDAQFTTGRVYALVTSRPGQCGRCDGYILEGKELDFYVKKMQKKKGKHGDAATA, encoded by the exons ATGG GTATCTCTCGCGACTCTCTCCACAAGCGCCGGCTCACCGGTGGCAAGCAGAAGCCCTGGCGCAAGAAGCGCAA GTACGAGCTCGGCCGTCAGCCCGCCAACACCAAGCTCTCCTCCCACGTGGATGTGCGCGTGGTgcgctgccgcggcggcaacaAGAAgttccgcgcgctccgcctggACCACGGTAACTTCTCCTGGGGTTCCGAGAACGTCACCAGGAAGGCCCGCATCCTCGACGTGTGCTACAACGCGTCCAACAACGAGCTCGTGCGCACCAAGACTCTGGTGAAGGGCGCGGTGATTGCGATCGACGCCTCCGAGTTCCGCTCCTGGTACCAGCAGCACTACGGCAAGAAGATCGGCATCAAGGTGAAGGACGGCGTCAAGGTTGAGAgcgaggacatcgacgagaAGCGCAGCAAGAGCGTCACCCAGAAGCTCAACAAGCGCAACAAGggccacgtcgtcgccgagaacaTTGACGCGCAGTTCACCACCGGCCGCGTCTACGCGCTCGTCACCTCCCGCCCTGGCCAGTGCGGCAGGTGCGACGGCTACATCCTCGAGGGTAAGGAGCTCGACTTCTACGTCAAGAAGATgcagaagaagaagggcaagcacggcgacgccgccaccgcgtaa
- a CDS encoding major facilitator superfamily (glycerol-3-phosphate) — translation MEKFRSTSSRLPPAMARFVAARGGRNLTESQYRMTVLVITFLSYMMYHASRKPPSIVKSVLNPTEEQRALGERGWAPFNGPDGNRLLGQTDVAFLASYSIGMFFSGHIGDSMDLRVFLTYGMIGSGVFVCMFGMARAWERHDMFYFIFVQVCAGLFQSTGWPSVVSIMGNWFGKSKRGLIMGVWNAHTSVGNILGSLIASRMLRYGDWGAAFTVNGLLTIAVGLLVHGWLVVSPEDAGYQSPAGTAGDASKGEGGIMASSDGDALKPAIEGAQQRRKPQAAGFAAALKIPGVVTFSLCLFFTKLVAYTFLYWLPFYIERTEIGGEYLTAAKAGELSTLFDIGGVAGGIIAGYVSDRFNARSLTSAGFVYLSIPVLYMYREYGSMNMTANVLLMMLAGALVNGPYALITTAVSADLGTHESLKGNARALATVTAIIDGTGSIGAAVGPFLVGYISAHSNDWNHVFFMLYAADLIAGLLLMKLVIKEIRQMPMS, via the coding sequence ATGGAGAAGTTCAGGTCCACTTCCTCGCGCCTGCCCCCGGCCATGGCgcgcttcgtcgccgcgcgcggcggcaggaACCTGACGGAGTCGCAGTACAGGATGACCGTGTTGGTCATCACGTTCCTGTCCTACATGATGTACCACGCCAGCCGCAAGCCCCCGTCCATCGTCAAGTCGGTGCTGAACCCCACGGAGGAGCAGAGGGCGCTGGGTGAGCGGGGTTGGGCGCCCTTCAACGGCCCCGACGGCAACCGCCTGCTGGGCCAGACCGacgtcgcgttcctcgcctcgTACAGCATCGGCATGTTCTTCTCGGGTCACATCGGCGACAGCATGGACCTGAGGGTGTTTTTGACGTACGGCATGATCGGAAGCGGAGTATTCGTGTGTATGTTCGGCATGGCGAGGGCGTGGGAGAGGCACGACATGTTCTACTTCATCTTCGTGCAGGTGTGCGCGGGATTGTTCCAGAGCACGGGGTGGCCGTCGGTGGTGTCCATCATGGGCAACTGGTTCGGCAAGAGCAAGAGGGGGCTCATCATGGGCGTGTGGAACGCGCACACGTCCGTCGGAAACATCCTCGGTTCGCTCATCGCGTCCAGGATGCTCAGGTACGGCGACTGGGGCGCGGCGTTCACCGTCAACGGCCTGCTCACCATCGCCGTCGGGCTCCTGGTGCACGGCTGGCTCGTGGTGTcgcccgaggacgcgggcTACCAGTCCCcggcgggcaccgcgggcgacgcgtccaaggGGGAAGGGGGCATCATGGCATCATccgacggtgacgcgctGAAGCCCGCGATCGAGGGTGCGCAGCAGAGGCGCAAGCCCCAggcggcggggttcgcggcggcgctcaagatCCCGGGCGTCGTCACCTTCTCGCTGTGCCTCTTCTTCACCAAACTGGTGGCGTACACGTTCCTGTACTGGCTCCCGTTCTACATCGAGCGCACCGAGATTGGCGGGGAGTAtctcaccgccgccaaggctggcgaGCTGTCCACGCTCTTCgacatcggcggcgtcgcgggtggcATCATCGCCGGGTACGTCTCCGACCGTTTCAACGCCAGGTCGCTCACATCCGCCGGTTTCGTCTACCTGTCCATCCCGGTGCTGTACATGTACCGCGAGTACGGCAGCATGAACATGACCGCGAACGTGTTGCTGATGATGCTGGCGGGTGCGCTGGTGAACGGGCCGTACGCGTTGATCAccacggcggtgagcgccgacCTCGGGACGCACGAATCGCTCAAGGGTaacgcgagggcgctggcgacggtgacggccaTCATCGACGGCACCGGGAGCatcggggcggcggtggggccGTTCCTGGTGGGATACATTAGCGCGCACTCCAACGACTGGAATCACGTGTTCTTCATGCTGTACGCCGCGGATCTCATCGCGGGGCTGCTGCTCATGAAGCTCGTGATCAAGGAAATTCGGCAGATGCCGATGAGCTAA
- a CDS encoding predicted protein: MALSAQVLPALAARTRATRRGGRDKSVGKARAARRAIDPSRSRRRGSGWGALRVGPAHDNEAPARKVVVVHATEDEVEAVTKKWGLEAGLWKAFRSKPAEGEEGKSSMDTAKKLLKRYGSAYLITSISLSLVSITICYVLVSAGVDVASILEAIGLGVSASSEKVGTFAIAYAAHKALSPVRFPPTVALTPIVAGWMGKDVKPEDGEEEVKDEEAK; the protein is encoded by the coding sequence AtggcgctctccgcgcaggtgctccccgcgctcgcggctcgcacgcgcgcgacgcgcaggggcgggcgcgacaaATCGGTCGggaaggcgcgcgccgcgaggcgagcgaTCGATCCGAGCagatcgcgccggcggggctCCGGTTGGGGCGCGCTCCGGGTGGGCCCCGCTCACGACAACGAGGCCCCCGCGCGcaaggtcgtcgtcgtccacgccaccgaggacgaggtcgaggcggTGACCAAGAAGTGGGGACTCGAGGCCGGCCTCTGGAAGGCGTTCAGGTCCAagcccgcggagggcgaggagggcaagTCGAGCATGGACACCGCGAAGAAGCTCCTCAAGCGATACGGCAGCGCCTACCTCATCACCTCCATCTCCCTCTCCCTGGTCTCCATCACCATTTGCTACGTCCTAGTATCCGCCGGGGTGGACGTCGCCTCCATCCTCGAAGCCATCGGGCTGGGAgtgtccgcgtcctccgagAAGGTTGGCACCTTCGCAATCGCCTACGCGGCGCACAAGGCGCTCTCGCCCGTGCGGTTCCCCCCCACCGTGGCGCTCACCCCGATCGTGGCGGGTTGGATGGGCAAGGACGTGAAGccggaggatggcgaggaggaggttaaggacgaggaggccaagTGA
- a CDS encoding predicted protein (Encodes a GATA-like transcription factor.), with protein MSHACASCGGDKTPWRRGWTVKAGERALLCNACGQRWSAGRLRPPVPSEPPRKKRRSSLPAAAAPVPIAARVAPPCFSPRESEPIDDGGKEVDGADAETPRRATRRSLPSGHRRPSAGEPFEGEDLPETFHPTAVPVILRQLGPGRWCRYAAFRERPPIHERGKRTRTFELVAEDGTALEAVVGTASASSNHKYRYEVCNGLVSLAMDRMGRPFASPPTPGHLRNARDACAWLRAVVRESVSADQSFCAAVAAAVAVDAAVRREDLGGTWRALEHALGQNMWRWATDTAGELAVARLHEMVRRIDEGAGIVRGRNALTARDAAEIVSELRCVWMRVDGGINMETLEETGIARAVAKIASMEGNRAARETVDAASAILKEWRETQAGLVATLENFLGSEAAHEREVSASR; from the coding sequence ATGAGCCACGCGTGCGCATCCTGCGGCGGTGACAAGACGCCGTGGCGCCGGGGCTGGACGGTCAAGGCCGGCGAGCGGGCGCTGCTCTGCAACGCGTGCGGGCAGCGGTGGAGCGCGGGTCGGCTTCGGCCCCCAGTCCCCTCGGAACCGCcgaggaagaagaggaggagctccctccccgccgccgccgcgcccgtcccgatcgccgcgcgcgtggcgccgCCGTGTTTTAGCCCGCGCGAGAGCGAAccgatcgacgacggcgggaaggaggtggacggcgcggacgcggagacgccccggcgggcgacgaggaggagcctCCCCTCGGGCCACCGCCGACCCTCCGCGGGCGAACCCTTCGAGGGAGAAGACCTCCCCGAGACCTTCCACCCCACCGCGGTGCCCGTGATCCTCCGCCAACTCGGACCCGGACGCTGGTGCAGGTACGCCGCCTTCCGCGAGCGTCCCCCGAtccacgagcgcgggaaAAGGACGCGAAccttcgagctcgtcgccgaggacggaaccgcgctcgaagccgtcgtcggaaccgcgtccgcgtcgagcaatCACAAATACCGGTACGAGGTGTGCAACGGGCTCGTATCTCTGGCCATGGACCGGATGGGCAGGCCGttcgcgtctccgccgacgcccgggcACCTCAGGAACGCCagggacgcgtgcgcgtggcTCCGCGCCGTGGTGCGGGAGAGCGTCTCGGCGGATCAATCGTtttgcgccgccgtcgccgccgccgtcgccgtcgacgccgccgtgcgacgGGAGGACCTCGGGGGCACGTGGCGCGCGCTGGAACACGCGTTGGGCCAAAACATGTGGCGTTGGGCCACCGACACCGCCGgggagctcgcggtggcgcggctTCACGAGATGGTTCGCAGAATCGACGAGGGAGCGGGGATCGTTCGGGGAAGGAACGCGCTCACTGCCAGGGACGCGGCTGAGATCGTATCGGAGCTGAGGTGCGTGTGGAtgcgcgtggacggcgggATCAACATGGAGACGCTCGAGGAGACCGggatcgcgcgggcggtcgcCAAGATCGCGAGCATGGAGGGTaatcgcgcggcgagggagactgtcgacgcggcgagcgcgatctTAAAGGAATGGCGGGAAACGCAGGCGGGGCTCGTGGCGACGCTCGAGAATTTCTTGGGATCCGAGGCGGctcacgagcgcgaggtttCCGCGTCGCGATGA
- a CDS encoding predicted protein has protein sequence MASAALSAPNFVRAAPVGRVGARRAARPVRGVVAVRAETGEKQIAGLTPCGKYQELCKAEIPTKIPRHDFLKQMYRYMVISFGDNGLASYGKRMEIDLVDGEDGLTNGMCVNMYGLKDGAEVLICELYCEMDTEMVPSYDTLMPSQDGEIIKSNRSGKDEFVKGRFFVIRRPVPIDESANPALKQMIKDMTLAINKYYAFGSCFSEDDT, from the exons ATGGCCTCGGCCGCTCTTTCCGCCCCTAActtcgtccgcgcggcgcccgtgggcagggtcggcgcgcgccgcgccgccaggcccgtccgcggcgtcgtggcggtCCGCGCCGAGACTGGCGAGAAGCAGATTGCGGGCCTGACGCCGTGCGGGAAGTACCAGGAGCTGTGCAAGGCTGAAATCCCGACCAAGATTCCCAG GCACGACTTCCTCAAGCAGATGTACCGCTACATGGTCATCAGCTTCGGCGACAATGGCCTCGCGTCCTACGGCAAGCGCATGGAAATCGACctcgtggacggcgaggatggccTGACCAACGGGATGTGCGTGAACATGTACGGCCTCAAGG acggcgccgaggttttGATCTGCGAGCTGTACTGCGAGATGGACACCGAGATGGTCCCGTCGTACGACACCCTCATGCCGTCGCAGGATGGCGAGATCATCAAGTCCAACCGCAGCGGCAAGGATGAGTTCGTCAAGGGCAGGTTCTTCGTGATTCGCAGGCCGGTGCCCATCGACGAGTCCGCCAACCCGGCGCTCAAGCAGATGATCAAGGACATGACCCTCGCCATCAACAAGTACTACGCCTTCGGCTCGTGCTTCTCGGAGGACGACACCTAA
- a CDS encoding predicted protein, with translation MRVATETSPHAQTATIGVWIDAGSRYETAANNGTAHFLEHMAFKGTKTRTTAGLEEEIENMGAHLNAYTSREQTTYYAKVFKKDVAKAVDVLSDILQNSSLEPAHVERERGVILREMEEVEKEVEEVLFDHLHATAFQQTGLGRTILGSAENVRTITRENLAEYIKTHYTAPRMVLVGAGAVDHDELVKLAQGAFAGLSTSGDAVDNLIGQDPAHFTGSDVRIRDDDMPTASFCVAFKGASWKSPDAVPLMVMQAMLGSWDKSAPGAAHAASPLAQSVHANELANSFMAFNTNYADTGLFGVHVSSDATDRLDDAAFAVMQALRDLIYDPKIEDVTRAKQALKSSLLLHSESSTSATAEEIGRQLITYGRRIPRAELFARIDAVTPETVKDVAWRYIRDEDPAVAAIGPTQFLPDYNWFRQSTYSQFY, from the coding sequence atgcgcgtcgccaccgaaACGAGCCCCCACGCGCAGACCGCCACCATCGGCGTGTGGATCGACGCCGGCAGCAGGTACGAGACCGCCGCCAACAACGGCACCGCGCACTTCCTCGAGCACATGGCTTTCAAGGGGACCAAGACGCGCACGACCGCGGGCTTGGAGGAGGAGATTGAGAACATGGGCGCGCACCTCAACGCGTACACGTCGCGGGAGCAGACCACCTACTACGCCAAGGTGTTCAAGAAGGACGTGGCCAAGGCTGTGGACGTGCTGTCCGACATCCTCCAGAACTCCTCGCTCGAGCCCGCGCAcgtggagcgcgagcgcggcgtcatCCTGCGCGAGATGGAGGAAGTTGAGAAGGAGGTTGAGGAGGTGCTGTTTGATCACCtccacgccaccgcgttcCAGCAGACCGGCCTCGGGCGGACCATCTTGGGTTCCGCCGAGAACGTTCGGACCATCACCAGGGAGAACCTCGCCGAGTACATCAAGACCCACtacaccgcgccgcgcatgGTGCTCGTGGGCGCTGGCGCGGTGGACCACGACGAGCTGGTGAAGCTGGCGCAGGGCGCATTCGCGGGTCTCTCCACGTCGGGCGATGCCGTGGACAACCTCATCGGACAAGACCCCGCGCACTTCACGGGATCCGACGTGAggatccgcgacgacgacatgcCCACCGCGAGCTTCTGCGTCGCGTTCAAGGGTGCGTCCTGGAAGTCCCCGGACGCGGTGCCCCTCATGGTGATGCAGGCGATGCTCGGGTCGTGGGATAAATctgcccccggcgcggcgcacgcggcttCGCCCCTGGCGCAGTCCGTGCACGCCAACGAGCTCGCCAACAGCTTCATGGCCTTCAACACCAACTACGCGGACACCGGTCTCTtcggcgtccacgtcagcagcgacgcgacggaccgactcgacgacgccgcctttGCCGTCATGCAGGCACTCCGCGACCTCATCTACGATCCCAAAATCGAGGACGTGACCCGCGCCAAGCAGGCGCTCAAGTCCTCCCTGCTGCTCCACAGCGagtcgtccacgtcagccaccgcggaggagatcggCAGGCAGCTCATCACCTACGGCAGGCGCatcccgcgcgccgagctcttcGCCCGCATCGACGCGGTCACCCCCGAGACGGTGAAGGATGTGGCGTGGCGGTAcatccgcgacgaggacccagccgtcgccgcgatcggtcCCACGCAGTTCCTGCCGGACTACAACTGGTTCCGCCAGTCCACGTACAGCCAGTTCTACTAA
- a CDS encoding predicted protein yields MPTVKYQFAPAPSDDGGSSQSRNEAMSVYVLPPIWYPDGVLGLDPGWYVKIGGGANDFFDENRADDAVADLDEWMRSDGDESVADRLHDVLVALMPDTNFLSVQSKACVTTCSDDGELQCEALGDGGVVLAVTGCQGKAAGPADAIGRAVASEVAAMLGA; encoded by the coding sequence ATGCCGACGGTCAAGTACCagttcgcgccggcgccgagtgACGACGGGGGATCGTCGCAGTCCAGGAACGAGGCGATGAGCGTGTACGTCCTACCCCCGATATGGTACCCCGACGGAGTGCTGGGTTTGGACCCCGGGTGGTACGTGAAGATtgggggcggcgcgaacgattTCTTCGACGAgaaccgcgcggacgacgccgtcgccgacctcgacgagtgGATGAGATCGGACGGTGACGAGTCGGTGGCGGATAGGCTCCACGACGTGCTCGTTGCGCTCATGCCGGACACCAACTTCCTCAGCGTCCAGAGCAAGGCGTGCGTGACCACCTgcagcgacgacggcgagttaCAGTGCGAGGCTctcggggacggcggcgtcgtactGGCGGTGACGGGTTGCCAGGGGAAAGCGGCGGggcccgcggacgcgatcgggcgggcggtggcgagcgagGTTgcggcgatgctcggcgCGTAG